In a single window of the Anabas testudineus chromosome 17, fAnaTes1.2, whole genome shotgun sequence genome:
- the LOC113171789 gene encoding muscleblind-like protein 1 isoform X14: MAMNIAHIRDTKWLTLEVCREFQRGTCSRSDQECKFAHPAKSCQVDNGRVIACFDSLKGRCSRENCKYLHPPPHLKTQLEINGRNNLIQQKNMAMLAQQMQLANAMMPGTQLPPMVRGHTRMNTPQLLPTPMFSVTPGLATNASAAAAAAAAAFNPYLSPVSPGLMPPEILPSTPVLMASTPTVSQVPNAAAAAAQKLLRTDRLEVCREYQRGNCSRGENDCRFAHPADSTMIDTNDNTVTVCMDYIKGRCSREKCKYFHPPAHLQAKIKAAQHQVNQATAAAAMGIAPSVMAPLPKRAALEKANGASAVFNTGMLQYQQALASMQFQQQAAFLPSGSILCMTPAASVVPMMHSGTPATVSAATTSATSVPFATASTNQIPIISADHLSSHKYLTQM; encoded by the exons ATGGCAATGAACATCGCACATATCCGTGACACAAAGTGGCTCACACTGGAGGTATGTAGGGAGTTCCAGAGGGGCACCTGCTCACGCTCCGACCAAGAGTGCAAGTTTGCTCATCCGGCCAAGAGTTGTCAGGTGGACAACGGACGGGTCATCGCTTGCTTCGACTCACTCAAG GGCCGTTGTTCCAGAGAGAACTGCAAGTATCTGCACCCTCCTCCCCACCTAAAGACCCAGCTAGAGATCAATGGCAGGAACAACTTGATCCAGCAGAAGAATATGGCCATGCTGGCCCAGCAGATGCAGCTCGCCAACGCCATGATGCCCGGCACGCAGCTACCACCTATGGTGAGAGGACACACACGTATGAACACACCACAGCTACTGCCCACG CCCATGTTCTCTGTGACGCCAGGCCTGGCCACCAATGCcagcgcagcagcagcagctgcagccgcGGCCTTTAATCCCTACCTGAGCCCTGTGTCACCAGGCTTGATGCCCCCAGAGATCCTGCCCAGCACCCCTGTCCTCATGGCCTCCACCCCCACCGTCAGCCAAGTCcccaatgctgctgctgctgcagcccaGAAACTGTTGAGAACAGACAGACTTGAG GTGTGTCGGGAGTATCAAAGGGGAAACTGCTCTCGGGGTGAGAATGACTGTCGCTTTGCCCATCCTGCAGACAGCACCATGATCGACACCAATGACAACACCGTCACTGTGTGCATGGACTACATTAAGGGTCGTTGCTCCCGggaaaagtgcaagtacttccACCCGCCGGCTCATCTGCAGGCCAAAATCAAGGCTGCTCAGCACCAGGTGAATCAGGCCACAGCCGCCGCAGCCATG GGCATCGCCCCTAGTGTCATGGCTCCCCTGCCAAAGCGGGCAGCCCTGGAGAAGGCCAACGGGGCCTCTGCCGTGTTTAACACTGGCATGCTCCAGTACCAACAAGCCCTGGCCAGCATGCAGTTTCAGCAGCAAGCTGCTTTCCTTCCATCAG GCTCAATATTGTGCATGACACCTGCAGCGAGCGTTG TTCCCATGATGCACAGTGGTACTCCAGCCACTGTGTCTGCAGCCACCACATCTGCCACAAGCGTTCCCTTCGCAACTGCCTCCACCAATCAG ATTCCAATAATATCTGCAGATCATCTGAGTAGTCACAAGTACTTGACTCAAATGTAG
- the LOC113171789 gene encoding muscleblind-like protein 1 isoform X18, producing the protein MAMNIAHIRDTKWLTLEVCREFQRGTCSRSDQECKFAHPAKSCQVDNGRVIACFDSLKGRCSRENCKYLHPPPHLKTQLEINGRNNLIQQKNMAMLAQQMQLANAMMPGTQLPPMPMFSVTPGLATNASAAAAAAAAAFNPYLSPVSPGLMPPEILPSTPVLMASTPTVSQVPNAAAAAAQKLLRTDRLEVCREYQRGNCSRGENDCRFAHPADSTMIDTNDNTVTVCMDYIKGRCSREKCKYFHPPAHLQAKIKAAQHQVNQATAAAAMGIAPSVMAPLPKRAALEKANGASAVFNTGMLQYQQALASMQFQQQAAFLPSGSILCMTPAASVVPMMHSGTPATVSAATTSATSVPFATASTNQIPIISADHLSSHKYLTQM; encoded by the exons ATGGCAATGAACATCGCACATATCCGTGACACAAAGTGGCTCACACTGGAGGTATGTAGGGAGTTCCAGAGGGGCACCTGCTCACGCTCCGACCAAGAGTGCAAGTTTGCTCATCCGGCCAAGAGTTGTCAGGTGGACAACGGACGGGTCATCGCTTGCTTCGACTCACTCAAG GGCCGTTGTTCCAGAGAGAACTGCAAGTATCTGCACCCTCCTCCCCACCTAAAGACCCAGCTAGAGATCAATGGCAGGAACAACTTGATCCAGCAGAAGAATATGGCCATGCTGGCCCAGCAGATGCAGCTCGCCAACGCCATGATGCCCGGCACGCAGCTACCACCTATG CCCATGTTCTCTGTGACGCCAGGCCTGGCCACCAATGCcagcgcagcagcagcagctgcagccgcGGCCTTTAATCCCTACCTGAGCCCTGTGTCACCAGGCTTGATGCCCCCAGAGATCCTGCCCAGCACCCCTGTCCTCATGGCCTCCACCCCCACCGTCAGCCAAGTCcccaatgctgctgctgctgcagcccaGAAACTGTTGAGAACAGACAGACTTGAG GTGTGTCGGGAGTATCAAAGGGGAAACTGCTCTCGGGGTGAGAATGACTGTCGCTTTGCCCATCCTGCAGACAGCACCATGATCGACACCAATGACAACACCGTCACTGTGTGCATGGACTACATTAAGGGTCGTTGCTCCCGggaaaagtgcaagtacttccACCCGCCGGCTCATCTGCAGGCCAAAATCAAGGCTGCTCAGCACCAGGTGAATCAGGCCACAGCCGCCGCAGCCATG GGCATCGCCCCTAGTGTCATGGCTCCCCTGCCAAAGCGGGCAGCCCTGGAGAAGGCCAACGGGGCCTCTGCCGTGTTTAACACTGGCATGCTCCAGTACCAACAAGCCCTGGCCAGCATGCAGTTTCAGCAGCAAGCTGCTTTCCTTCCATCAG GCTCAATATTGTGCATGACACCTGCAGCGAGCGTTG TTCCCATGATGCACAGTGGTACTCCAGCCACTGTGTCTGCAGCCACCACATCTGCCACAAGCGTTCCCTTCGCAACTGCCTCCACCAATCAG ATTCCAATAATATCTGCAGATCATCTGAGTAGTCACAAGTACTTGACTCAAATGTAG
- the LOC113171789 gene encoding muscleblind-like protein 1 isoform X3 codes for MAMNIAHIRDTKWLTLEVCREFQRGTCSRSDQECKFAHPAKSCQVDNGRVIACFDSLKGRCSRENCKYLHPPPHLKTQLEINGRNNLIQQKNMAMLAQQMQLANAMMPGTQLPPMVRGHTRMNTPQLLPTPMFSVTPGLATNASAAAAAAAAAFNPYLSPVSPGLMPPEILPSTPVLMASTPTVSQVPNAAAAAAQKLLRTDRLEVCREYQRGNCSRGENDCRFAHPADSTMIDTNDNTVTVCMDYIKGRCSREKCKYFHPPAHLQAKIKAAQHQVNQATAAAAMTQSAVKSLKRPLDATFDLGIAPSVMAPLPKRAALEKANGASAVFNTGMLQYQQALASMQFQQQAAFLPSVPMMHSGTPATVSAATTSATSVPFATASTNQDSSLSKLTTNEYMQLIPIISADHLSSHKYLTQM; via the exons ATGGCAATGAACATCGCACATATCCGTGACACAAAGTGGCTCACACTGGAGGTATGTAGGGAGTTCCAGAGGGGCACCTGCTCACGCTCCGACCAAGAGTGCAAGTTTGCTCATCCGGCCAAGAGTTGTCAGGTGGACAACGGACGGGTCATCGCTTGCTTCGACTCACTCAAG GGCCGTTGTTCCAGAGAGAACTGCAAGTATCTGCACCCTCCTCCCCACCTAAAGACCCAGCTAGAGATCAATGGCAGGAACAACTTGATCCAGCAGAAGAATATGGCCATGCTGGCCCAGCAGATGCAGCTCGCCAACGCCATGATGCCCGGCACGCAGCTACCACCTATGGTGAGAGGACACACACGTATGAACACACCACAGCTACTGCCCACG CCCATGTTCTCTGTGACGCCAGGCCTGGCCACCAATGCcagcgcagcagcagcagctgcagccgcGGCCTTTAATCCCTACCTGAGCCCTGTGTCACCAGGCTTGATGCCCCCAGAGATCCTGCCCAGCACCCCTGTCCTCATGGCCTCCACCCCCACCGTCAGCCAAGTCcccaatgctgctgctgctgcagcccaGAAACTGTTGAGAACAGACAGACTTGAG GTGTGTCGGGAGTATCAAAGGGGAAACTGCTCTCGGGGTGAGAATGACTGTCGCTTTGCCCATCCTGCAGACAGCACCATGATCGACACCAATGACAACACCGTCACTGTGTGCATGGACTACATTAAGGGTCGTTGCTCCCGggaaaagtgcaagtacttccACCCGCCGGCTCATCTGCAGGCCAAAATCAAGGCTGCTCAGCACCAGGTGAATCAGGCCACAGCCGCCGCAGCCATG ACTCAGTCGGCTGTCAAATCACTGAAGCGACCCCTCGACGCAACCTTTGACCTG GGCATCGCCCCTAGTGTCATGGCTCCCCTGCCAAAGCGGGCAGCCCTGGAGAAGGCCAACGGGGCCTCTGCCGTGTTTAACACTGGCATGCTCCAGTACCAACAAGCCCTGGCCAGCATGCAGTTTCAGCAGCAAGCTGCTTTCCTTCCATCAG TTCCCATGATGCACAGTGGTACTCCAGCCACTGTGTCTGCAGCCACCACATCTGCCACAAGCGTTCCCTTCGCAACTGCCTCCACCAATCAG GACTCTTCCTTATCAAAGTTGACTACCAACGAATACATGCAATTG ATTCCAATAATATCTGCAGATCATCTGAGTAGTCACAAGTACTTGACTCAAATGTAG
- the LOC113171789 gene encoding muscleblind-like protein 1 isoform X12 yields MAMNIAHIRDTKWLTLEVCREFQRGTCSRSDQECKFAHPAKSCQVDNGRVIACFDSLKGRCSRENCKYLHPPPHLKTQLEINGRNNLIQQKNMAMLAQQMQLANAMMPGTQLPPMPMFSVTPGLATNASAAAAAAAAAFNPYLSPVSPGLMPPEILPSTPVLMASTPTVSQVPNAAAAAAQKLLRTDRLEVCREYQRGNCSRGENDCRFAHPADSTMIDTNDNTVTVCMDYIKGRCSREKCKYFHPPAHLQAKIKAAQHQVNQATAAAAMTQSAVKSLKRPLDATFDLGIAPSVMAPLPKRAALEKANGASAVFNTGMLQYQQALASMQFQQQAAFLPSGSILCMTPAASVVPMMHSGTPATVSAATTSATSVPFATASTNQIPIISADHLSSHKYLTQM; encoded by the exons ATGGCAATGAACATCGCACATATCCGTGACACAAAGTGGCTCACACTGGAGGTATGTAGGGAGTTCCAGAGGGGCACCTGCTCACGCTCCGACCAAGAGTGCAAGTTTGCTCATCCGGCCAAGAGTTGTCAGGTGGACAACGGACGGGTCATCGCTTGCTTCGACTCACTCAAG GGCCGTTGTTCCAGAGAGAACTGCAAGTATCTGCACCCTCCTCCCCACCTAAAGACCCAGCTAGAGATCAATGGCAGGAACAACTTGATCCAGCAGAAGAATATGGCCATGCTGGCCCAGCAGATGCAGCTCGCCAACGCCATGATGCCCGGCACGCAGCTACCACCTATG CCCATGTTCTCTGTGACGCCAGGCCTGGCCACCAATGCcagcgcagcagcagcagctgcagccgcGGCCTTTAATCCCTACCTGAGCCCTGTGTCACCAGGCTTGATGCCCCCAGAGATCCTGCCCAGCACCCCTGTCCTCATGGCCTCCACCCCCACCGTCAGCCAAGTCcccaatgctgctgctgctgcagcccaGAAACTGTTGAGAACAGACAGACTTGAG GTGTGTCGGGAGTATCAAAGGGGAAACTGCTCTCGGGGTGAGAATGACTGTCGCTTTGCCCATCCTGCAGACAGCACCATGATCGACACCAATGACAACACCGTCACTGTGTGCATGGACTACATTAAGGGTCGTTGCTCCCGggaaaagtgcaagtacttccACCCGCCGGCTCATCTGCAGGCCAAAATCAAGGCTGCTCAGCACCAGGTGAATCAGGCCACAGCCGCCGCAGCCATG ACTCAGTCGGCTGTCAAATCACTGAAGCGACCCCTCGACGCAACCTTTGACCTG GGCATCGCCCCTAGTGTCATGGCTCCCCTGCCAAAGCGGGCAGCCCTGGAGAAGGCCAACGGGGCCTCTGCCGTGTTTAACACTGGCATGCTCCAGTACCAACAAGCCCTGGCCAGCATGCAGTTTCAGCAGCAAGCTGCTTTCCTTCCATCAG GCTCAATATTGTGCATGACACCTGCAGCGAGCGTTG TTCCCATGATGCACAGTGGTACTCCAGCCACTGTGTCTGCAGCCACCACATCTGCCACAAGCGTTCCCTTCGCAACTGCCTCCACCAATCAG ATTCCAATAATATCTGCAGATCATCTGAGTAGTCACAAGTACTTGACTCAAATGTAG
- the LOC113171789 gene encoding muscleblind-like protein 1 isoform X10, producing the protein MAMNIAHIRDTKWLTLEVCREFQRGTCSRSDQECKFAHPAKSCQVDNGRVIACFDSLKGRCSRENCKYLHPPPHLKTQLEINGRNNLIQQKNMAMLAQQMQLANAMMPGTQLPPMVRGHTRMNTPQLLPTPMFSVTPGLATNASAAAAAAAAAFNPYLSPVSPGLMPPEILPSTPVLMASTPTVSQVPNAAAAAAQKLLRTDRLEVCREYQRGNCSRGENDCRFAHPADSTMIDTNDNTVTVCMDYIKGRCSREKCKYFHPPAHLQAKIKAAQHQGIAPSVMAPLPKRAALEKANGASAVFNTGMLQYQQALASMQFQQQAAFLPSGSILCMTPAASVVPMMHSGTPATVSAATTSATSVPFATASTNQDSSLSKLTTNEYMQLIPIISADHLSSHKYLTQM; encoded by the exons ATGGCAATGAACATCGCACATATCCGTGACACAAAGTGGCTCACACTGGAGGTATGTAGGGAGTTCCAGAGGGGCACCTGCTCACGCTCCGACCAAGAGTGCAAGTTTGCTCATCCGGCCAAGAGTTGTCAGGTGGACAACGGACGGGTCATCGCTTGCTTCGACTCACTCAAG GGCCGTTGTTCCAGAGAGAACTGCAAGTATCTGCACCCTCCTCCCCACCTAAAGACCCAGCTAGAGATCAATGGCAGGAACAACTTGATCCAGCAGAAGAATATGGCCATGCTGGCCCAGCAGATGCAGCTCGCCAACGCCATGATGCCCGGCACGCAGCTACCACCTATGGTGAGAGGACACACACGTATGAACACACCACAGCTACTGCCCACG CCCATGTTCTCTGTGACGCCAGGCCTGGCCACCAATGCcagcgcagcagcagcagctgcagccgcGGCCTTTAATCCCTACCTGAGCCCTGTGTCACCAGGCTTGATGCCCCCAGAGATCCTGCCCAGCACCCCTGTCCTCATGGCCTCCACCCCCACCGTCAGCCAAGTCcccaatgctgctgctgctgcagcccaGAAACTGTTGAGAACAGACAGACTTGAG GTGTGTCGGGAGTATCAAAGGGGAAACTGCTCTCGGGGTGAGAATGACTGTCGCTTTGCCCATCCTGCAGACAGCACCATGATCGACACCAATGACAACACCGTCACTGTGTGCATGGACTACATTAAGGGTCGTTGCTCCCGggaaaagtgcaagtacttccACCCGCCGGCTCATCTGCAGGCCAAAATCAAGGCTGCTCAGCACCAG GGCATCGCCCCTAGTGTCATGGCTCCCCTGCCAAAGCGGGCAGCCCTGGAGAAGGCCAACGGGGCCTCTGCCGTGTTTAACACTGGCATGCTCCAGTACCAACAAGCCCTGGCCAGCATGCAGTTTCAGCAGCAAGCTGCTTTCCTTCCATCAG GCTCAATATTGTGCATGACACCTGCAGCGAGCGTTG TTCCCATGATGCACAGTGGTACTCCAGCCACTGTGTCTGCAGCCACCACATCTGCCACAAGCGTTCCCTTCGCAACTGCCTCCACCAATCAG GACTCTTCCTTATCAAAGTTGACTACCAACGAATACATGCAATTG ATTCCAATAATATCTGCAGATCATCTGAGTAGTCACAAGTACTTGACTCAAATGTAG
- the LOC113171789 gene encoding muscleblind-like protein 1 isoform X4 produces MAMNIAHIRDTKWLTLEVCREFQRGTCSRSDQECKFAHPAKSCQVDNGRVIACFDSLKGRCSRENCKYLHPPPHLKTQLEINGRNNLIQQKNMAMLAQQMQLANAMMPGTQLPPMPMFSVTPGLATNASAAAAAAAAAFNPYLSPVSPGLMPPEILPSTPVLMASTPTVSQVPNAAAAAAQKLLRTDRLEVCREYQRGNCSRGENDCRFAHPADSTMIDTNDNTVTVCMDYIKGRCSREKCKYFHPPAHLQAKIKAAQHQVNQATAAAAMTQSAVKSLKRPLDATFDLGIAPSVMAPLPKRAALEKANGASAVFNTGMLQYQQALASMQFQQQAAFLPSGSILCMTPAASVVPMMHSGTPATVSAATTSATSVPFATASTNQDSSLSKLTTNEYMQLIPIISADHLSSHKYLTQM; encoded by the exons ATGGCAATGAACATCGCACATATCCGTGACACAAAGTGGCTCACACTGGAGGTATGTAGGGAGTTCCAGAGGGGCACCTGCTCACGCTCCGACCAAGAGTGCAAGTTTGCTCATCCGGCCAAGAGTTGTCAGGTGGACAACGGACGGGTCATCGCTTGCTTCGACTCACTCAAG GGCCGTTGTTCCAGAGAGAACTGCAAGTATCTGCACCCTCCTCCCCACCTAAAGACCCAGCTAGAGATCAATGGCAGGAACAACTTGATCCAGCAGAAGAATATGGCCATGCTGGCCCAGCAGATGCAGCTCGCCAACGCCATGATGCCCGGCACGCAGCTACCACCTATG CCCATGTTCTCTGTGACGCCAGGCCTGGCCACCAATGCcagcgcagcagcagcagctgcagccgcGGCCTTTAATCCCTACCTGAGCCCTGTGTCACCAGGCTTGATGCCCCCAGAGATCCTGCCCAGCACCCCTGTCCTCATGGCCTCCACCCCCACCGTCAGCCAAGTCcccaatgctgctgctgctgcagcccaGAAACTGTTGAGAACAGACAGACTTGAG GTGTGTCGGGAGTATCAAAGGGGAAACTGCTCTCGGGGTGAGAATGACTGTCGCTTTGCCCATCCTGCAGACAGCACCATGATCGACACCAATGACAACACCGTCACTGTGTGCATGGACTACATTAAGGGTCGTTGCTCCCGggaaaagtgcaagtacttccACCCGCCGGCTCATCTGCAGGCCAAAATCAAGGCTGCTCAGCACCAGGTGAATCAGGCCACAGCCGCCGCAGCCATG ACTCAGTCGGCTGTCAAATCACTGAAGCGACCCCTCGACGCAACCTTTGACCTG GGCATCGCCCCTAGTGTCATGGCTCCCCTGCCAAAGCGGGCAGCCCTGGAGAAGGCCAACGGGGCCTCTGCCGTGTTTAACACTGGCATGCTCCAGTACCAACAAGCCCTGGCCAGCATGCAGTTTCAGCAGCAAGCTGCTTTCCTTCCATCAG GCTCAATATTGTGCATGACACCTGCAGCGAGCGTTG TTCCCATGATGCACAGTGGTACTCCAGCCACTGTGTCTGCAGCCACCACATCTGCCACAAGCGTTCCCTTCGCAACTGCCTCCACCAATCAG GACTCTTCCTTATCAAAGTTGACTACCAACGAATACATGCAATTG ATTCCAATAATATCTGCAGATCATCTGAGTAGTCACAAGTACTTGACTCAAATGTAG
- the LOC113171789 gene encoding muscleblind-like protein 1 isoform X2, with amino-acid sequence MAMNIAHIRDTKWLTLEVCREFQRGTCSRSDQECKFAHPAKSCQVDNGRVIACFDSLKGRCSRENCKYLHPPPHLKTQLEINGRNNLIQQKNMAMLAQQMQLANAMMPGTQLPPMVRGHTRMNTPQLLPTPMFSVTPGLATNASAAAAAAAAAFNPYLSPVSPGLMPPEILPSTPVLMASTPTVSQVPNAAAAAAQKLLRTDRLEVCREYQRGNCSRGENDCRFAHPADSTMIDTNDNTVTVCMDYIKGRCSREKCKYFHPPAHLQAKIKAAQHQVNQATAAAAMTQSAVKSLKRPLDATFDLGIAPSVMAPLPKRAALEKANGASAVFNTGMLQYQQALASMQFQQQAAFLPSGSILCMTPAASVVPMMHSGTPATVSAATTSATSVPFATASTNQLTTNEYMQLIPIISADHLSSHKYLTQM; translated from the exons ATGGCAATGAACATCGCACATATCCGTGACACAAAGTGGCTCACACTGGAGGTATGTAGGGAGTTCCAGAGGGGCACCTGCTCACGCTCCGACCAAGAGTGCAAGTTTGCTCATCCGGCCAAGAGTTGTCAGGTGGACAACGGACGGGTCATCGCTTGCTTCGACTCACTCAAG GGCCGTTGTTCCAGAGAGAACTGCAAGTATCTGCACCCTCCTCCCCACCTAAAGACCCAGCTAGAGATCAATGGCAGGAACAACTTGATCCAGCAGAAGAATATGGCCATGCTGGCCCAGCAGATGCAGCTCGCCAACGCCATGATGCCCGGCACGCAGCTACCACCTATGGTGAGAGGACACACACGTATGAACACACCACAGCTACTGCCCACG CCCATGTTCTCTGTGACGCCAGGCCTGGCCACCAATGCcagcgcagcagcagcagctgcagccgcGGCCTTTAATCCCTACCTGAGCCCTGTGTCACCAGGCTTGATGCCCCCAGAGATCCTGCCCAGCACCCCTGTCCTCATGGCCTCCACCCCCACCGTCAGCCAAGTCcccaatgctgctgctgctgcagcccaGAAACTGTTGAGAACAGACAGACTTGAG GTGTGTCGGGAGTATCAAAGGGGAAACTGCTCTCGGGGTGAGAATGACTGTCGCTTTGCCCATCCTGCAGACAGCACCATGATCGACACCAATGACAACACCGTCACTGTGTGCATGGACTACATTAAGGGTCGTTGCTCCCGggaaaagtgcaagtacttccACCCGCCGGCTCATCTGCAGGCCAAAATCAAGGCTGCTCAGCACCAGGTGAATCAGGCCACAGCCGCCGCAGCCATG ACTCAGTCGGCTGTCAAATCACTGAAGCGACCCCTCGACGCAACCTTTGACCTG GGCATCGCCCCTAGTGTCATGGCTCCCCTGCCAAAGCGGGCAGCCCTGGAGAAGGCCAACGGGGCCTCTGCCGTGTTTAACACTGGCATGCTCCAGTACCAACAAGCCCTGGCCAGCATGCAGTTTCAGCAGCAAGCTGCTTTCCTTCCATCAG GCTCAATATTGTGCATGACACCTGCAGCGAGCGTTG TTCCCATGATGCACAGTGGTACTCCAGCCACTGTGTCTGCAGCCACCACATCTGCCACAAGCGTTCCCTTCGCAACTGCCTCCACCAATCAG TTGACTACCAACGAATACATGCAATTG ATTCCAATAATATCTGCAGATCATCTGAGTAGTCACAAGTACTTGACTCAAATGTAG
- the LOC113171789 gene encoding muscleblind-like protein 1 isoform X13 codes for MAMNIAHIRDTKWLTLEVCREFQRGTCSRSDQECKFAHPAKSCQVDNGRVIACFDSLKGRCSRENCKYLHPPPHLKTQLEINGRNNLIQQKNMAMLAQQMQLANAMMPGTQLPPMPMFSVTPGLATNASAAAAAAAAAFNPYLSPVSPGLMPPEILPSTPVLMASTPTVSQVPNAAAAAAQKLLRTDRLEVCREYQRGNCSRGENDCRFAHPADSTMIDTNDNTVTVCMDYIKGRCSREKCKYFHPPAHLQAKIKAAQHQVNQATAAAAMGIAPSVMAPLPKRAALEKANGASAVFNTGMLQYQQALASMQFQQQAAFLPSGSILCMTPAASVVPMMHSGTPATVSAATTSATSVPFATASTNQDSSLSKLTTNEYMQLIPIISADHLSSHKYLTQM; via the exons ATGGCAATGAACATCGCACATATCCGTGACACAAAGTGGCTCACACTGGAGGTATGTAGGGAGTTCCAGAGGGGCACCTGCTCACGCTCCGACCAAGAGTGCAAGTTTGCTCATCCGGCCAAGAGTTGTCAGGTGGACAACGGACGGGTCATCGCTTGCTTCGACTCACTCAAG GGCCGTTGTTCCAGAGAGAACTGCAAGTATCTGCACCCTCCTCCCCACCTAAAGACCCAGCTAGAGATCAATGGCAGGAACAACTTGATCCAGCAGAAGAATATGGCCATGCTGGCCCAGCAGATGCAGCTCGCCAACGCCATGATGCCCGGCACGCAGCTACCACCTATG CCCATGTTCTCTGTGACGCCAGGCCTGGCCACCAATGCcagcgcagcagcagcagctgcagccgcGGCCTTTAATCCCTACCTGAGCCCTGTGTCACCAGGCTTGATGCCCCCAGAGATCCTGCCCAGCACCCCTGTCCTCATGGCCTCCACCCCCACCGTCAGCCAAGTCcccaatgctgctgctgctgcagcccaGAAACTGTTGAGAACAGACAGACTTGAG GTGTGTCGGGAGTATCAAAGGGGAAACTGCTCTCGGGGTGAGAATGACTGTCGCTTTGCCCATCCTGCAGACAGCACCATGATCGACACCAATGACAACACCGTCACTGTGTGCATGGACTACATTAAGGGTCGTTGCTCCCGggaaaagtgcaagtacttccACCCGCCGGCTCATCTGCAGGCCAAAATCAAGGCTGCTCAGCACCAGGTGAATCAGGCCACAGCCGCCGCAGCCATG GGCATCGCCCCTAGTGTCATGGCTCCCCTGCCAAAGCGGGCAGCCCTGGAGAAGGCCAACGGGGCCTCTGCCGTGTTTAACACTGGCATGCTCCAGTACCAACAAGCCCTGGCCAGCATGCAGTTTCAGCAGCAAGCTGCTTTCCTTCCATCAG GCTCAATATTGTGCATGACACCTGCAGCGAGCGTTG TTCCCATGATGCACAGTGGTACTCCAGCCACTGTGTCTGCAGCCACCACATCTGCCACAAGCGTTCCCTTCGCAACTGCCTCCACCAATCAG GACTCTTCCTTATCAAAGTTGACTACCAACGAATACATGCAATTG ATTCCAATAATATCTGCAGATCATCTGAGTAGTCACAAGTACTTGACTCAAATGTAG